A window of Xylophilus sp. GW821-FHT01B05 contains these coding sequences:
- a CDS encoding type II toxin-antitoxin system RatA family toxin — MKTVHKSVLIWYSAEEMFQLVTDVAQYPQFLPWCDRTAVLSQDAEGMTAQVGIAFSGLHQTFTTRNTHVPGREVRMELVDGPFSKLEGVWSFTPVGEGGQRACRVEFDLTYGFSSTALSMLVGPVFDRIAGSMVDAFVARAEKVYGNS, encoded by the coding sequence ATGAAAACCGTCCACAAGTCCGTCCTGATCTGGTACAGCGCCGAGGAAATGTTCCAGTTGGTGACCGACGTCGCCCAGTATCCGCAGTTTCTGCCTTGGTGCGACCGCACTGCCGTGCTGTCGCAAGACGCCGAGGGCATGACCGCGCAAGTCGGCATCGCCTTCAGCGGCCTGCACCAGACCTTCACCACCCGCAACACCCACGTGCCGGGGCGCGAGGTCCGCATGGAATTGGTAGACGGCCCCTTCTCCAAGCTGGAAGGCGTCTGGAGCTTCACACCGGTGGGCGAGGGCGGGCAACGCGCTTGCCGGGTCGAATTCGACCTGACCTATGGCTTCTCCAGCACCGCGCTGTCGATGCTGGTCGGCCCGGTGTTCGACCGCATCGCGGGCAGCATGGTCGATGCCTTCGTGGCCCGCGCCGAGAAGGTGTATGGCAATAGCTGA
- a CDS encoding ABC transporter ATP-binding protein/permease: protein MTLTKKSSAWSLIRPFWASQERWPARGLLALIVAMNMAIVYIDVRINSWSAQFYNALESKDTAHFGPLLLTFTGLALTYIVLAVYSLYFKQMLGFRWRRWLTTDYLRRWLDGHAFYRIERDRLADNPDQRISDDLQALATTTLALSLDLLSTLVTLVSFIVILWSLAGPLLAHVGGHAISIPGYMVWAAAAYALLGSFFMQKFGHPLVRVNYQQQRVEANFRFGLVRLRENAESIALYDGARAEAAHATTLFGHIRDNWQLVMRYTKRLTLVNSLYGQIAVVLPIALAAPRYFAGAFTFGVLMQVGRAFGTVSDSMSWFINSYATLAEWRATVNRLREFRDLLDAPPAEAGAIELHLDDGGVVETRGLQLTLPNGQPLARVPDLRIARGEHWLVRGPSGAGKSTLLRALSGLWHFGSGTIVRPSAHVLFVPQRSYLPLGSLRSALAYPGATADHDDAAYEEVLSAVGLASLSGSLDEEAHWSNRLSPGEQQRLAFARVLLQRPELLVLDEATSALDPAAEHTLYTLLLGRLPEVTLISVAHREALQAFHPHTVDLAPTDKATPQ, encoded by the coding sequence GTGACCCTCACCAAGAAAAGCTCTGCCTGGTCGCTGATCCGCCCCTTCTGGGCCTCGCAAGAGCGCTGGCCGGCGCGCGGCCTGCTTGCCCTGATCGTGGCCATGAACATGGCCATCGTCTACATAGACGTGCGCATCAACAGCTGGAGCGCCCAGTTCTACAACGCACTGGAGAGCAAGGACACGGCGCATTTCGGGCCGCTGCTGCTGACCTTCACCGGCCTGGCACTGACCTACATCGTGCTGGCCGTGTACTCGCTGTACTTCAAGCAGATGCTGGGCTTTCGCTGGCGCCGCTGGCTCACCACAGACTACCTGCGCCGCTGGCTCGACGGCCACGCCTTCTACCGCATCGAGCGCGACCGCCTGGCCGACAACCCCGACCAGCGGATCTCCGATGACCTGCAGGCGCTGGCCACCACCACCCTGGCGCTGTCGCTGGACCTGCTCTCCACACTGGTCACGCTGGTTTCCTTCATCGTCATCCTCTGGTCGCTGGCGGGGCCGCTGCTGGCCCACGTCGGCGGGCACGCCATCAGCATCCCGGGCTACATGGTCTGGGCTGCGGCCGCCTATGCGCTGCTGGGCTCCTTTTTCATGCAGAAATTTGGCCATCCACTGGTCCGCGTCAACTACCAGCAGCAACGGGTCGAGGCCAACTTCCGCTTTGGCCTGGTACGCCTGCGGGAGAACGCCGAATCGATTGCGCTCTACGACGGCGCACGCGCCGAAGCCGCGCATGCGACGACCCTGTTCGGGCACATCCGCGACAACTGGCAACTGGTGATGCGCTACACCAAGCGGCTGACGCTGGTGAATTCACTCTACGGCCAGATCGCCGTGGTGCTGCCCATCGCACTCGCGGCACCGCGCTACTTTGCCGGCGCCTTCACCTTTGGCGTGCTGATGCAGGTCGGCCGCGCCTTTGGCACGGTGAGCGACTCCATGTCCTGGTTCATCAACAGCTATGCCACGCTGGCCGAATGGCGCGCCACCGTCAACCGGCTGCGCGAGTTCCGCGACCTGCTGGACGCCCCGCCGGCCGAGGCTGGCGCCATCGAGCTGCACCTTGACGATGGCGGCGTGGTGGAAACACGCGGGCTGCAGCTCACGCTGCCCAATGGCCAGCCCTTGGCGCGGGTGCCGGACCTGCGCATTGCACGCGGTGAGCACTGGCTGGTGCGCGGGCCCTCGGGCGCGGGCAAGAGCACGCTGCTGCGGGCGCTGTCGGGGCTGTGGCACTTTGGCAGCGGCACCATCGTGCGGCCGTCGGCGCACGTGCTGTTCGTGCCGCAGCGCAGCTACCTGCCACTGGGCAGCCTGCGCTCCGCCCTCGCCTACCCCGGCGCCACAGCCGACCATGACGATGCCGCTTATGAAGAGGTGCTGAGCGCCGTCGGCCTTGCGTCCCTTAGCGGCTCGCTGGACGAGGAAGCGCATTGGAGCAACCGGCTCTCGCCCGGCGAGCAGCAGCGCCTGGCCTTCGCCCGCGTGCTGTTGCAGCGGCCCGAGCTGTTGGTGCTGGATGAAGCCACCAGCGCACTCGACCCCGCGGCCGAGCACACGCTCTACACGCTGCTGCTGGGCCGCCTGCCCGAGGTCACGCTGATCAGCGTCGCCCACCGCGAAGCGCTGCAGGCCTTCCACCCGCATACGGTGGATCTGGCGCCTACAGACAAAGCAACGCCCCAATGA
- the smpB gene encoding SsrA-binding protein SmpB has protein sequence MSKKTTEPSTRIADNKKAAYNYFFEERYEAGMVLQGWEVKALREGKVQLTDGYVVIREGELFVIGCQINPLKSASTHVNPDSVRTKKLLLHKEQIKRLIGKIEQKGYTLVPLNLHWKAGKVKCEIALAKGKAEHDKRDTIKDREGKREVERAMKVHNR, from the coding sequence ATGTCCAAGAAAACCACCGAACCCTCCACCCGCATCGCCGACAACAAGAAGGCCGCGTACAACTATTTCTTCGAAGAACGCTATGAGGCGGGCATGGTGCTGCAGGGCTGGGAGGTGAAGGCGCTGCGCGAAGGCAAGGTGCAGCTGACTGACGGCTATGTGGTGATCCGCGAGGGCGAGCTGTTCGTGATCGGCTGCCAGATCAACCCGCTCAAGTCGGCATCAACCCACGTCAACCCGGACTCGGTGCGTACCAAGAAGCTGCTGCTGCACAAGGAGCAGATCAAGCGCCTGATCGGCAAGATCGAGCAAAAGGGCTACACCCTGGTGCCGCTCAACCTGCACTGGAAGGCGGGCAAGGTGAAGTGCGAGATCGCGCTGGCCAAGGGCAAGGCCGAGCACGACAAGCGCGACACCATCAAGGACCGCGAAGGCAAGCGCGAAGTCGAACGCGCCATGAAGGTCCACAACCGCTGA
- a CDS encoding DUF4124 domain-containing protein — MAPLHWAAMNVARLSALAAIALVTLPLTAFAQWQWMDKDGRKVFSDRPPPVDVPEQRVLKRPGAAAVAVPPLAAATAAAPAKPTGKDTELEARKQQADAAEAAKRKAEEDRVAQTRADNCLRARQSQSTMNAGLGLVRMDAQGQATVLDDDARAAEQQRVESVIASDCR, encoded by the coding sequence ATGGCGCCGCTACACTGGGCCGCCATGAATGTCGCCCGTCTTTCAGCTCTTGCCGCCATCGCGCTCGTCACCCTGCCCCTGACCGCTTTTGCCCAATGGCAATGGATGGACAAGGATGGCCGCAAGGTGTTTAGCGACCGTCCGCCGCCGGTAGACGTGCCGGAGCAGCGCGTGCTGAAGCGTCCCGGCGCAGCCGCAGTGGCAGTGCCCCCCTTGGCCGCTGCGACAGCAGCGGCGCCGGCCAAGCCGACGGGCAAGGACACGGAGCTGGAAGCCCGCAAGCAGCAGGCGGATGCGGCCGAGGCCGCCAAACGCAAGGCCGAGGAAGACCGGGTGGCGCAGACCCGTGCCGACAACTGCCTGCGCGCGCGCCAGTCGCAGAGCACCATGAACGCCGGGCTGGGCCTGGTGCGCATGGACGCCCAAGGCCAGGCAACGGTGCTGGATGACGACGCCCGCGCTGCAGAGCAGCAGCGCGTGGAGTCGGTGATCGCCAGCGACTGCCGCTGA
- a CDS encoding DMT family transporter, producing the protein MSRAPGLSLSLNPFSHSQAVLAMVGVTAMWSIAGVVTRQLEHARSFEVTFWRSLFTALALAVFLLPGRSSGMASRIRAGGMSLWISGFCWSVMFTAFMVALTLTSVANVLVVMAAGPLVTALVARVTVGQRLARRTWWAIAVAGLGIAWMYGPQLASGNWTGSLVAMCVPLAAGVNWTVVHRSQGSGHEVDLMPAVLVGAVLSTLATLPLALPFSATPHDIGWLALLGLVQLAVPCLLAVRCARVLHAPEIALLALLEVIFGIALAWLIVGEEPGTTVLAGGALVIGALLANELPRLRRPG; encoded by the coding sequence ATGTCGCGCGCGCCGGGCCTGTCCTTGTCCCTGAATCCTTTTTCGCACAGCCAGGCGGTGCTGGCCATGGTGGGCGTGACGGCCATGTGGTCGATTGCCGGCGTTGTCACGCGCCAGCTGGAGCATGCCCGCAGCTTCGAGGTCACCTTCTGGCGCAGCCTGTTCACGGCCTTGGCGCTGGCGGTTTTTTTGCTGCCTGGGCGCAGCTCCGGCATGGCCTCGCGCATCCGGGCGGGCGGCATGTCGCTGTGGATCTCCGGGTTTTGCTGGAGCGTGATGTTCACCGCCTTCATGGTGGCGCTGACCTTGACCAGCGTGGCCAATGTGCTGGTGGTCATGGCGGCCGGGCCGCTGGTGACGGCCCTGGTCGCGCGTGTCACGGTGGGCCAGCGCCTGGCGCGCCGCACCTGGTGGGCGATTGCCGTGGCCGGCCTTGGCATTGCCTGGATGTACGGCCCGCAACTGGCCAGCGGCAACTGGACGGGCTCGCTGGTGGCCATGTGCGTGCCGCTGGCCGCCGGCGTGAACTGGACCGTGGTCCACCGCAGCCAAGGCAGCGGCCATGAGGTGGACCTGATGCCGGCGGTGCTGGTGGGCGCGGTGCTGTCCACGCTGGCCACCTTGCCGCTGGCCCTGCCTTTTTCTGCAACGCCGCACGACATCGGCTGGCTGGCCTTGCTGGGCCTGGTGCAGCTCGCCGTGCCCTGCCTGCTGGCTGTGCGTTGCGCACGCGTGCTGCACGCCCCGGAGATCGCCCTGCTGGCGCTGCTGGAGGTGATCTTCGGCATCGCCCTGGCCTGGCTGATAGTGGGCGAGGAGCCCGGCACGACCGTGCTGGCCGGCGGCGCGCTGGTCATTGGCGCGCTGCTGGCCAACGAACTGCCACGGCTGCGCCGGCCGGGCTGA
- the guaB gene encoding IMP dehydrogenase, whose product MRLLGKALTFDDVLLVPAFSQVLPKDTSLATRLSRNITLNLPLVSAAMDTVTEARLAIAIAQEGGIGIVHKNLTAQEQAAQVAKVKRYESGVLRDPVVITPTHTVFQVLQMQEQLGISGFPVVDGGRVVGIVTGRDLRFETRYDVQVSEIMTPRDKLITVPEGATAAEAKALLNKHKLERLLIVGDKDQLRGLITVKDITKQTSFPNAARDAQGRLRVGAAVGVGEGTEERVEALVKAGVDAIVVDTAHGHSKGVIDRVRWVKQNYPQIDVIGGNIATGAAALALVEAGADAVKVGIGPGSICTTRIVAGVGVPQIMAIDSVATALKGTGVPLIADGGIRYSGDIAKALAAGASTVMMGGMFAGTEEAPGEIVLFQGRSYKSYRGMGSIGAMQQGSADRYFQESTTGNPNADKLVPEGIEGRVPYKGSMVSIVFQMAGGVRAAMGYCGCATIQDMNDKAEFVEITAAGIRESHVHDVQITKEAPNYRAE is encoded by the coding sequence ATGCGCCTTCTTGGAAAAGCGCTCACCTTCGACGATGTGTTGTTGGTGCCAGCGTTCTCCCAGGTCCTGCCCAAGGACACGTCCCTCGCGACCCGCCTCTCCCGCAACATCACCTTGAATCTGCCGCTTGTGTCCGCCGCCATGGACACCGTGACAGAAGCCCGCTTGGCAATCGCCATTGCGCAAGAAGGTGGTATCGGTATCGTCCACAAGAACCTCACCGCGCAAGAGCAGGCCGCCCAGGTGGCCAAGGTCAAGCGCTATGAGTCCGGCGTGCTGCGCGACCCTGTCGTCATCACACCGACGCACACCGTGTTCCAGGTGCTGCAGATGCAAGAGCAGCTTGGCATCTCTGGCTTCCCGGTGGTCGATGGCGGCCGTGTGGTGGGCATCGTCACCGGGCGCGATCTGCGCTTCGAGACCCGCTATGACGTGCAAGTCAGCGAGATCATGACCCCGCGCGACAAGCTGATCACCGTGCCCGAAGGCGCGACGGCAGCCGAAGCCAAGGCGCTGCTCAACAAGCACAAGCTTGAGCGCCTGCTGATCGTGGGCGACAAAGACCAGTTGCGTGGCCTGATCACCGTCAAGGACATCACCAAGCAGACCAGCTTCCCCAACGCCGCGCGCGATGCGCAAGGCCGTCTGCGCGTAGGCGCAGCGGTTGGCGTGGGCGAGGGCACCGAGGAGCGGGTTGAAGCTCTGGTCAAGGCCGGTGTGGACGCCATCGTCGTCGACACCGCCCACGGCCACAGCAAGGGCGTGATCGACCGCGTGCGCTGGGTCAAGCAAAACTACCCGCAGATCGATGTGATCGGCGGCAACATCGCCACCGGCGCGGCTGCGCTGGCGCTGGTAGAGGCGGGCGCTGATGCGGTCAAGGTCGGTATCGGCCCGGGCTCCATCTGCACTACCCGCATCGTGGCGGGCGTGGGCGTGCCGCAAATCATGGCCATCGACAGCGTGGCCACCGCGCTCAAGGGCACGGGTGTACCGCTGATCGCCGATGGCGGTATCCGCTACTCTGGCGACATCGCCAAGGCGCTGGCCGCAGGTGCCAGCACCGTAATGATGGGCGGCATGTTCGCCGGTACTGAAGAGGCGCCGGGCGAGATCGTGCTGTTCCAGGGCCGTAGCTACAAGAGCTACCGCGGCATGGGCAGCATCGGCGCCATGCAGCAAGGCAGTGCCGACCGCTACTTCCAGGAATCGACCACGGGCAACCCCAATGCTGACAAGCTGGTGCCTGAAGGTATCGAAGGCCGGGTGCCGTACAAGGGCTCGATGGTGTCCATCGTGTTCCAGATGGCCGGCGGCGTGCGCGCAGCCATGGGCTACTGCGGTTGCGCCACCATCCAGGACATGAACGACAAGGCCGAGTTCGTCGAGATCACCGCGGCCGGCATCCGCGAAAGCCACGTGCACGACGTGCAGATCACCAAGGAAGCGCCGAACTACCGCGCCGAATAG
- a CDS encoding enoyl-CoA hydratase/isomerase family protein, which produces MSEILLETRGNAGFITLNRPKALNALSLGMVRELTQALLAWRDDPAIQLVAVRGMGKEGPFGAFCAGGDIRFIHRVGSEGDADLEAFFTEEYQLNHLIHSYPKPYIAFMDGIVMGGGMGISQGASLRLVTERTKMAMPETAIGLFPDVGGGYFLSRCPGHAGEWLALTGETIGADEAIALGLADHLLPSAEQQALWESLGATPFASAQEFKEWISSKKIATSPGPAWARGTFDQYFAESSVPAILAALEAAGTDDTRATAATLRKRSPLMLHVVLEQVRRARAMDLAADLRMERDLVYHCFHLRPGRSETLEGIRALAVDKDHAPRWDPPRIEDVTPEMVAPFFQSPWAPQEHPLHAL; this is translated from the coding sequence ATGAGCGAAATTCTTCTCGAAACCCGCGGCAATGCCGGCTTCATCACGCTGAACCGTCCCAAGGCGCTGAACGCGCTGTCTTTGGGCATGGTGCGGGAGCTGACGCAGGCACTGCTGGCCTGGCGCGACGACCCGGCGATCCAGCTGGTCGCCGTGCGCGGCATGGGCAAGGAAGGCCCGTTTGGCGCCTTCTGCGCGGGTGGCGACATCCGCTTCATCCACCGGGTTGGCAGCGAGGGCGATGCGGATCTTGAGGCCTTCTTCACCGAGGAATACCAGCTCAACCACCTGATCCACAGCTACCCCAAGCCCTACATCGCCTTCATGGACGGCATCGTCATGGGCGGCGGCATGGGCATCAGCCAGGGCGCCAGCCTGCGCCTGGTGACTGAGCGCACGAAGATGGCCATGCCCGAGACCGCCATTGGCCTGTTCCCGGACGTGGGCGGCGGCTATTTCCTGAGCCGTTGTCCGGGCCATGCCGGCGAATGGCTGGCGCTGACCGGTGAAACCATAGGCGCGGACGAGGCCATTGCGCTGGGCTTGGCCGACCACTTGCTGCCGTCCGCCGAGCAGCAGGCGCTGTGGGAGTCGCTGGGCGCCACGCCCTTTGCCTCGGCGCAAGAGTTCAAAGAATGGATTTCTTCAAAAAAGATAGCTACTAGCCCAGGTCCCGCCTGGGCTAGGGGCACTTTTGACCAATATTTTGCAGAATCCAGCGTGCCCGCCATCCTGGCCGCGCTGGAGGCCGCCGGCACCGACGACACCCGAGCCACAGCCGCCACGCTGCGCAAGCGCTCGCCGCTGATGCTGCACGTGGTGCTGGAGCAGGTGCGCCGCGCCCGCGCCATGGACCTGGCCGCGGACTTGCGCATGGAGCGCGACCTGGTCTATCACTGCTTCCACCTGCGGCCCGGCCGCAGCGAGACGCTGGAGGGCATACGCGCGCTGGCGGTCGACAAGGACCATGCGCCGCGCTGGGACCCGCCGCGCATCGAAGACGTCACGCCCGAGATGGTGGCGCCGTTCTTCCAAAGCCCCTGGGCGCCGCAGGAGCACCCGCTGCACGCGCTGTGA
- the typA gene encoding translational GTPase TypA, whose protein sequence is MSTKQIRNIAIIAHVDHGKTTMVDQLLRQSGTFADHEKVVDTVMDNNAIEKERGITILAKNCAVSWEGTHINIVDTPGHADFGGEVERALSMVDSVVLLIDAQEGPMPQTRFVTKKALALGLRPILVVNKVDKPGANPDKVVNAAFDLFDKLGATDEQLDFPVVYASGINGWSSLEEGAPGEQWGPDMSALFNTILKHVPPNSGDPAAPLQLQISALDFSSFVGRIGVGRISQGTIKPMMDVVVMEGPDGKAVKGRVNQVLTFQGLDRMQTPLAGPGDIVLINGIENIGIGVTVTDPASPSPLPMLKVDEPTLTMNFCVNTSPLAGREGKFVTSRQIWDRLQKELQHNVALRVKETDEEGIFEVMGRGELHLTILLENMRREGYELAVSKPRVVMKEVNGEKYEPIELVTADIEELHQGGVMQALGERKGELVNMEPDGRGRVRLEYRIPARGLIGFTNEFLNLTRGSGLISNIFDSYEPHKGDIGGRKNGVLISMDAGEIFTYALGKLDDRGRMFVRANDPVYEGMIVGIHSRDNDLVVNATRTKQLTNFRVSGKEDAIKITPPIECTLEYGVEFIEDDELVEITPKSIRLRKRYLTESERKRAGRD, encoded by the coding sequence ATGAGCACCAAGCAAATCCGCAACATCGCGATCATCGCCCACGTTGACCATGGCAAGACCACCATGGTTGACCAACTGCTGCGCCAGTCCGGCACCTTCGCCGACCACGAAAAAGTGGTCGACACGGTGATGGACAACAACGCGATTGAAAAAGAACGTGGCATCACGATTCTGGCCAAGAACTGCGCCGTGAGCTGGGAAGGCACCCACATCAACATCGTCGACACCCCTGGTCACGCGGACTTCGGCGGCGAAGTGGAGCGTGCTCTGTCCATGGTGGACAGCGTGGTGCTGCTGATCGATGCGCAAGAGGGCCCCATGCCCCAGACGCGTTTCGTGACCAAGAAAGCGCTGGCCCTGGGCCTGCGCCCCATCCTGGTCGTGAACAAGGTGGACAAGCCCGGCGCCAACCCCGACAAGGTGGTGAACGCCGCGTTCGACCTGTTCGACAAGCTGGGCGCTACCGACGAGCAGCTCGACTTCCCCGTGGTGTATGCCTCGGGCATCAACGGCTGGTCGTCGCTGGAAGAAGGCGCTCCTGGGGAGCAGTGGGGTCCCGACATGTCGGCCCTGTTCAACACCATCTTGAAGCATGTTCCCCCGAACTCGGGTGACCCGGCCGCTCCGCTGCAACTGCAGATCTCGGCGCTGGACTTTTCCAGCTTCGTGGGCCGCATCGGCGTGGGCCGCATCAGCCAGGGCACCATCAAGCCCATGATGGACGTGGTCGTCATGGAAGGCCCGGATGGCAAGGCCGTCAAGGGCCGCGTCAACCAGGTGCTGACCTTCCAGGGCCTGGATCGCATGCAGACGCCACTGGCTGGCCCTGGCGACATCGTGCTGATCAACGGCATTGAAAACATCGGCATCGGCGTGACCGTGACCGACCCTGCCAGCCCCTCGCCGCTGCCCATGCTCAAGGTGGACGAGCCCACGCTGACCATGAACTTCTGCGTGAACACCAGCCCCCTGGCCGGCCGCGAAGGCAAGTTCGTGACCAGCCGCCAGATCTGGGACCGCCTGCAAAAGGAACTGCAGCACAACGTGGCCCTGCGCGTGAAGGAAACCGACGAAGAAGGCATCTTCGAAGTCATGGGCCGCGGCGAGCTGCACCTGACCATCCTGCTGGAAAACATGCGCCGCGAAGGCTATGAGCTGGCAGTGTCCAAGCCGCGCGTGGTCATGAAAGAAGTGAACGGCGAAAAGTACGAGCCTATCGAGCTGGTGACCGCCGACATCGAAGAACTTCACCAGGGCGGCGTGATGCAGGCCCTGGGCGAGCGCAAGGGCGAACTGGTCAACATGGAGCCGGACGGCCGTGGCCGTGTGCGCCTGGAGTACCGCATTCCGGCACGTGGCCTGATCGGTTTCACCAACGAATTCCTGAACCTGACGCGCGGCTCTGGCCTGATCAGCAACATCTTCGACAGCTACGAGCCGCACAAGGGCGACATCGGCGGCCGCAAGAACGGCGTGCTGATCTCGATGGACGCTGGTGAAATCTTCACCTACGCGCTGGGCAAGCTGGATGACCGCGGCCGCATGTTCGTGCGCGCCAACGACCCGGTGTACGAAGGCATGATCGTCGGCATCCACAGCCGGGATAACGATCTGGTCGTGAACGCCACGCGTACCAAGCAGCTGACCAACTTCCGCGTGTCCGGCAAGGAAGACGCGATCAAGATCACGCCGCCGATCGAATGCACGCTGGAATACGGCGTGGAGTTCATCGAGGACGACGAGCTGGTGGAAATCACGCCCAAGTCCATCCGCCTGCGCAAGCGCTACCTGACCGAGAGCGAGCGCAAGCGCGCCGGCCGCGACTAA
- a CDS encoding TerC family protein yields the protein MEWLSDPSIWIGLATLIVLEIVLGIDNLVFIAILADKLPPHQRDRARLVGLSLALVMRLALLSVISWLVTLTTPLFSVWRLAFSGRDLILLAGGLFLLFKATSELHERLEGLEHSADTRRGYAAFGVVVTQIVLLDAVFSLDSVITAVGMVDHLGVMMAAVVIAMGVMLLASKPLTRFVNAHPTVVVLCLSFLLMIGLSLVAEGLGFHLPKGYLYAAIGFSIMIEFFNQWARRNLVRQQSRIPLRERTADSILRMLGGRHGPAADEAAAPVAAPTFGAEERNMVSSVLSLAERSIHSIMTPRADIQWINLNDSPEVLRAQLIDAAHGLFPVARGNLDQLLGVARARDLLADLLTLGHIDEAGSVRKPLIVPASIGVIRLIEMLRHSRGQIALASDEYGTILGLVTPIDVLEAIAGEFPDEGERPEIEPQGGGHWIVDGLAGLHALERATEVDTLVSDADDYNTLAGFLLVRLGRLPTAGQVVEDCGLRFEVLAMDGRRIARVDVRRLNNDDAPTLSPA from the coding sequence ATGGAGTGGCTGAGCGACCCGTCGATCTGGATCGGCCTGGCCACGCTGATCGTGCTGGAGATCGTTCTCGGCATCGACAACCTGGTGTTCATCGCCATCCTGGCCGACAAGCTGCCGCCGCACCAACGCGACCGGGCCCGCCTGGTCGGCCTGTCGCTGGCGCTGGTGATGCGGCTGGCGCTGCTGTCGGTGATTTCCTGGCTGGTGACGCTGACCACGCCGCTGTTCTCGGTCTGGCGCCTGGCCTTCTCGGGGCGCGACCTGATCCTGCTGGCCGGTGGCCTGTTCCTGCTGTTCAAGGCCACCAGCGAGCTGCACGAGCGGCTTGAAGGCCTGGAGCACAGCGCCGACACGCGCCGCGGCTACGCCGCCTTTGGCGTGGTGGTGACCCAGATCGTGCTGCTGGATGCGGTGTTCTCGCTCGACTCGGTGATCACCGCCGTCGGCATGGTCGACCACCTGGGCGTGATGATGGCCGCGGTGGTGATCGCCATGGGCGTGATGCTGCTGGCCTCCAAGCCGCTGACGCGCTTCGTCAACGCGCACCCGACCGTGGTCGTGCTGTGCCTGAGCTTTCTGCTGATGATCGGCCTGAGCCTGGTGGCCGAGGGCCTGGGCTTTCACCTGCCCAAGGGCTACCTGTACGCGGCCATTGGCTTCTCGATCATGATCGAGTTCTTCAACCAGTGGGCGCGCCGCAACCTGGTGCGCCAGCAGTCGCGCATACCGCTGCGCGAGCGCACCGCCGACTCGATCCTGCGCATGCTCGGTGGCCGGCACGGCCCGGCTGCGGACGAGGCTGCAGCGCCGGTCGCGGCCCCCACCTTTGGCGCCGAAGAGCGCAACATGGTCAGCAGCGTGCTGTCGCTGGCCGAGCGCTCCATCCACTCGATCATGACGCCGCGTGCCGACATCCAGTGGATCAACCTGAACGACAGCCCCGAGGTCTTGCGCGCCCAGTTGATCGATGCGGCGCATGGCCTGTTCCCGGTCGCGCGCGGCAACCTGGACCAATTGCTGGGCGTGGCCCGTGCCCGCGATCTGCTGGCCGACCTGCTCACGCTCGGCCACATCGACGAGGCGGGCAGCGTACGCAAGCCCTTGATCGTGCCGGCCTCCATTGGCGTGATCCGACTGATCGAGATGCTGCGCCATTCACGCGGGCAGATCGCGCTGGCCAGCGACGAGTACGGCACCATCCTTGGCCTGGTCACGCCCATCGACGTGCTGGAGGCGATTGCCGGTGAGTTCCCCGACGAAGGCGAGCGCCCAGAGATCGAGCCACAGGGCGGCGGCCACTGGATCGTGGACGGCCTGGCCGGCCTGCACGCCCTGGAGCGGGCGACCGAAGTCGACACCCTGGTCAGCGACGCGGACGACTACAACACCCTGGCCGGCTTCCTGCTGGTGCGCCTGGGCCGGCTGCCTACGGCGGGCCAGGTGGTGGAAGACTGCGGCCTGCGCTTCGAGGTGCTGGCGATGGACGGCCGGCGCATCGCCCGCGTGGATGTGCGGCGGCTGAACAATGACGACGCCCCAACGCTAAGTCCTGCCTAA
- a CDS encoding RnfH family protein, producing MAIAEPLQITVAIAQPDATVRELALQLPAGSTLGQALLAAGLSVDEATDAGIWGRARPLDAPLRDGDRAELYRPLRVDPKVARRERFRQQGARTTGLFARQREGSKSGY from the coding sequence ATGGCAATAGCTGAGCCCTTGCAGATAACCGTGGCCATCGCCCAGCCTGACGCCACGGTGCGGGAACTGGCGCTGCAACTGCCGGCCGGCAGCACGTTGGGCCAGGCCTTGCTGGCTGCGGGGCTGTCAGTGGATGAGGCGACCGACGCCGGCATCTGGGGCCGGGCACGCCCGCTGGACGCGCCCTTGCGCGATGGCGATCGGGCCGAGCTGTACCGGCCGCTGCGCGTGGACCCAAAGGTCGCCCGGCGCGAACGCTTCCGCCAGCAAGGAGCCCGCACCACAGGCCTGTTCGCGCGCCAGCGCGAGGGCAGCAAGTCGGGCTACTGA